A genomic segment from Ramlibacter agri encodes:
- a CDS encoding carboxymuconolactone decarboxylase family protein, with protein MNKELFEKGLAVRRAVVGESHVEASLKNADDFSMPMQELVTEFCWGEIWNRPGLDRRSRSILNLGMIAALGKPEELGLHVRGAINNGMSKDEIKECFLQVAVYCGMPAGLGAFKVARQVFKDMGI; from the coding sequence ATGAACAAGGAACTGTTCGAGAAGGGCCTGGCGGTGCGCCGCGCCGTGGTGGGCGAAAGCCACGTCGAGGCTTCGCTGAAGAACGCCGACGACTTCAGCATGCCCATGCAGGAGCTCGTCACCGAATTCTGCTGGGGCGAGATCTGGAACCGCCCCGGCCTGGACCGCCGCAGCCGCAGCATCCTGAACCTGGGCATGATCGCGGCGCTGGGCAAGCCGGAGGAACTGGGGCTGCACGTGCGCGGCGCCATCAACAACGGCATGAGCAAGGACGAGATCAAGGAATGCTTCCTGCAGGTCGCCGTCTACTGCGGCATGCCGGCAGGACTGGGCGCCTTCAAGGTGGCGCGCCAGGTTTTCAAGGACATGGGCATCTGA
- a CDS encoding aldo/keto reductase, whose product MSKLTRLGNTGLQVSRLCLGTMTFGTQADEKESFAIMDAACEGGVNFFDTADVYPLGVDHALKGETERIVGKWLQGKREQVVLATKCAGVMGPLPWQGGTSRKHILHAIDASLKRLGTDYVDLYQLHRDDESTPLDETLEALDTVVKSGRARYVGVSNWSAWRVARMLGRAEALRVTRPATVQPRYNLLFRQFERDLFPMCQAENLATLCYNPLAGGLLTGKHRDLAAPGADNRFTVGNAAAMYKDRYWHEREFEVVQQFVALAKDAGIPPVQLAVAWVLAQPGITCAIIGASRAAQLPDSLAAPGVKLDAALLARLDEMTREFRFGDAVR is encoded by the coding sequence ATGAGCAAACTCACCCGCCTCGGCAACACCGGCCTGCAGGTTTCGCGCCTATGCCTGGGCACGATGACCTTCGGCACGCAGGCCGACGAAAAGGAATCCTTCGCCATCATGGACGCGGCCTGCGAAGGCGGCGTCAACTTCTTCGACACGGCCGACGTCTACCCGCTGGGCGTGGACCATGCGCTGAAGGGCGAAACCGAGCGCATCGTCGGCAAGTGGCTGCAGGGCAAGCGCGAGCAGGTGGTGCTGGCCACCAAGTGCGCCGGCGTCATGGGGCCGCTGCCCTGGCAGGGCGGCACCTCGCGCAAGCACATCCTGCATGCCATCGATGCGTCGCTCAAGCGCCTGGGCACCGACTACGTCGACCTGTACCAGTTGCACCGCGATGACGAAAGCACGCCGCTGGACGAGACGCTGGAGGCGCTGGACACGGTGGTCAAGAGCGGCCGCGCCCGCTACGTGGGCGTCTCCAACTGGAGCGCCTGGCGCGTCGCCCGCATGCTGGGGCGCGCCGAGGCCTTGCGCGTCACCAGGCCGGCGACGGTGCAGCCCCGCTACAACCTGCTGTTCCGCCAGTTCGAGCGCGACCTGTTCCCCATGTGCCAGGCCGAGAACCTGGCCACGCTTTGCTACAACCCGCTGGCCGGCGGCCTGCTCACGGGCAAGCACCGCGACCTGGCGGCGCCGGGCGCGGACAACCGCTTCACCGTCGGCAATGCCGCGGCCATGTACAAGGACCGCTACTGGCACGAGCGCGAGTTCGAAGTGGTGCAGCAGTTCGTCGCGCTGGCCAAGGACGCCGGCATTCCGCCGGTGCAACTGGCCGTGGCCTGGGTGCTGGCGCAGCCGGGCATCACCTGCGCCATCATCGGCGCGAGCCGCGCGGCGCAGCTGCCGGATTCATTGGCCGCGCCGGGCGTGAAGCTGGATGCGGCCTTGCTCGCGCGCCTCGACGAGATGACGCGCGAGTTCCGCTTCGGCGACGCGGTCCGCTAG
- a CDS encoding 4-carboxy-4-hydroxy-2-oxoadipate aldolase/oxaloacetate decarboxylase has translation MSASTVYLKVNRVAADIVERARELTVADIHESMGAAGRAALMDARMHPLQQGVRIAGPAVTAYCWPGDNLMMHRALNLAQRGDVLVVVCRAELSGAQWGDLATRHALDKGLAGVVVQGCVRDVDQVRELGFPVWATHVWAMHPEKAGHGTVNAPVICEGVEVRPGDLVVADGDGVVVVPRADADRVVGAAQAKMRREDDVIAAMRRGQPMWDAIGAPASYAKLEVREVDGAFDDAPR, from the coding sequence ATGAGCGCCTCCACCGTCTACCTCAAGGTGAACCGCGTCGCGGCCGACATCGTCGAGCGTGCGCGCGAGCTCACTGTCGCCGACATCCACGAATCCATGGGGGCTGCGGGGCGCGCGGCCCTGATGGATGCGCGCATGCACCCCTTGCAACAAGGCGTCCGCATTGCCGGCCCCGCGGTGACCGCGTATTGCTGGCCGGGCGACAACCTGATGATGCATCGCGCCCTGAACCTCGCGCAGCGCGGTGACGTGCTGGTGGTCGTCTGCCGGGCGGAGCTCTCGGGCGCGCAGTGGGGCGACCTCGCAACGCGCCATGCCCTGGACAAGGGTCTGGCGGGCGTGGTCGTGCAAGGCTGCGTGCGCGACGTGGACCAGGTGCGCGAGCTCGGCTTCCCCGTGTGGGCGACGCACGTCTGGGCCATGCACCCGGAGAAGGCCGGACACGGCACCGTCAACGCGCCCGTCATCTGCGAAGGCGTCGAGGTCCGGCCGGGCGACCTCGTCGTAGCCGATGGCGACGGCGTGGTCGTGGTGCCGCGGGCGGATGCGGACCGGGTGGTCGGCGCCGCGCAGGCCAAGATGCGGCGCGAGGACGATGTGATCGCGGCCATGCGCCGGGGCCAGCCCATGTGGGACGCGATCGGCGCGCCCGCCAGCTACGCGAAGCTGGAGGTGCGGGAGGTCGACGGGGCGTTCGACGACGCCCCGCGATGA
- a CDS encoding citryl-CoA lyase, protein MRTKPQPTTAIATSDSKTIRVRGHDLVEELIGQATFTEMFLLQLTGKRPTPTQVRILDAVLVTLMEHGLTPSVIATRLIYHSAPDALQAAVAAGLLGVGTTFIGTMEGCAALLEEMLAAPEGLEARARDIALRHKEAGKPVHGFGHPHHKPDDPRTPRMLAVAEGQDVPGRHIAALKMLSAQVDAVYGRHVTINATGASAALLGEIGIPQKVMRGVAVVSRSAGLVGHIYEESQQPSAAFIWETVDEAIPYRAQDAA, encoded by the coding sequence ATGCGCACCAAGCCCCAACCCACGACGGCCATTGCCACCTCCGACTCCAAGACCATCCGAGTGCGCGGCCACGACCTCGTCGAGGAGCTGATCGGCCAGGCGACGTTCACGGAGATGTTCCTGCTGCAGCTGACCGGCAAGCGCCCGACGCCCACGCAGGTGCGCATCCTCGACGCCGTGCTGGTCACGCTGATGGAGCACGGCCTGACGCCCAGCGTCATCGCCACGCGCCTGATCTACCACTCCGCGCCGGATGCCTTGCAGGCGGCAGTGGCGGCCGGCCTGCTGGGCGTGGGCACCACCTTCATCGGCACGATGGAAGGCTGCGCGGCGCTGCTGGAGGAAATGCTCGCCGCGCCGGAAGGCCTGGAAGCCCGTGCGCGCGACATCGCGCTGCGCCACAAGGAAGCCGGCAAGCCCGTGCACGGTTTCGGCCATCCGCACCACAAGCCGGACGACCCGCGCACGCCGCGGATGCTGGCCGTGGCGGAAGGCCAGGACGTGCCGGGCCGCCACATCGCGGCGCTGAAGATGCTGTCCGCGCAGGTCGACGCGGTGTACGGCCGCCACGTGACGATCAACGCCACCGGCGCGTCGGCGGCGCTGCTGGGCGAAATCGGCATCCCGCAGAAGGTGATGCGCGGGGTCGCGGTGGTCAGCCGCTCGGCCGGCCTGGTCGGCCACATCTACGAGGAGTCGCAGCAGCCCTCCGCCGCCTTCATCTGGGAAACCGTCGACGAAGCGATCCCCTACCGCGCGCAGGATGCTGCATGA
- a CDS encoding AMP-binding protein has translation MNKLPGYDARTSTLDIVLRERAQQWGKKTFLTWMPDGSTLSYAQLDERTLRVGAGLAAAGLPRGAHVGVLMNNSPEQLLAILGPARSGFVSVPLNAAARGQLLGYFLDHADCAALIVDADLLPRFLEASAHAPRVRHVFVVPSRGEEPAPAALTQPEGVTLHAFDSLLAAPAAVPGEPPAFSDLAMLMFTSGTTGPSKAIMYTHAHFIYWGSDVAFHHEYTPDDIAYVFLPLFHGNALLGSTMGSLMAGAAIALAPRFSVSRFWAHVRASGATVFNGVGAVTNFLWKQPPSPADRDHRVKRCHLAPVPGFAREFEERFGMTIMSAFGLTDYCLGAAYNTQSRRDKLGSCGLPRAGIDLRIVDENDFDVPPGTPGEIVMRNNNPWGASLGYYKQPEATAASRRNLWFHTGDRGLVDADGYVWYTDRIKDAIRRRGENISAFEVEEVIRVHPAVADVAVYPVRAETSEDEVAASITLRPGADFSYESLMEHCNRNLAYFMVPRYVQTLDDMPRTLSQKVEKYKLRREAEADLSALWDRERAGIAVRR, from the coding sequence ATGAATAAGCTGCCTGGCTACGATGCCCGCACGTCCACGCTGGACATCGTGTTGCGCGAGCGCGCACAGCAATGGGGTAAGAAGACCTTCCTGACCTGGATGCCGGACGGCAGCACGCTGTCGTACGCCCAACTGGACGAGCGGACGCTGCGCGTGGGCGCCGGGCTGGCCGCCGCCGGCTTGCCGCGCGGCGCCCATGTCGGCGTGCTGATGAACAACTCCCCCGAGCAGCTGCTGGCCATCCTGGGCCCGGCACGCTCGGGCTTCGTGTCGGTGCCGCTGAACGCGGCGGCGCGCGGCCAACTGCTCGGCTACTTCCTGGACCACGCGGACTGCGCCGCGCTGATCGTCGACGCCGACCTGCTGCCCCGCTTCCTCGAAGCCAGCGCGCATGCGCCGCGTGTGCGTCACGTGTTCGTGGTGCCGTCGCGCGGCGAGGAGCCGGCGCCTGCCGCCTTGACCCAGCCTGAAGGCGTCACCCTGCACGCCTTCGACAGCCTGCTTGCTGCGCCCGCAGCCGTGCCCGGCGAGCCGCCGGCTTTCAGCGACCTGGCGATGCTGATGTTCACCTCGGGCACGACCGGCCCGTCGAAGGCGATCATGTACACGCACGCCCACTTCATCTACTGGGGCTCGGACGTCGCCTTCCACCACGAATACACGCCGGACGACATCGCCTATGTCTTCCTGCCGCTGTTCCATGGCAACGCGCTGCTCGGAAGCACGATGGGTTCGCTGATGGCGGGCGCGGCGATCGCGCTGGCGCCGCGCTTCTCCGTCAGCCGCTTCTGGGCCCACGTGCGCGCAAGCGGGGCCACCGTGTTCAACGGCGTGGGCGCCGTCACCAATTTCCTGTGGAAGCAGCCGCCCTCGCCGGCCGACCGCGACCACCGCGTGAAGCGCTGCCACCTGGCGCCCGTGCCCGGCTTCGCGCGCGAGTTCGAAGAGCGCTTCGGCATGACCATCATGAGCGCCTTCGGCCTCACGGACTACTGCCTGGGTGCGGCCTACAACACACAAAGCCGGCGCGACAAGCTGGGCTCGTGCGGCCTGCCGCGCGCGGGCATCGACCTGCGCATCGTGGACGAGAACGACTTCGACGTGCCGCCCGGGACGCCCGGCGAGATCGTCATGCGCAACAACAACCCTTGGGGCGCTTCGCTGGGCTACTACAAGCAGCCCGAGGCGACCGCCGCCAGCCGCCGCAACCTGTGGTTCCACACCGGCGACCGCGGGCTCGTCGACGCCGACGGCTACGTCTGGTACACGGACCGCATCAAGGACGCGATCCGGCGGCGCGGCGAGAACATCTCCGCCTTCGAGGTGGAGGAAGTCATTCGCGTCCACCCGGCGGTGGCGGACGTCGCCGTCTATCCCGTGCGCGCGGAGACCAGCGAGGACGAAGTCGCCGCCAGCATCACGCTGCGGCCCGGCGCGGACTTCAGCTACGAATCGCTGATGGAGCACTGCAACCGCAACCTCGCGTACTTCATGGTGCCCCGCTACGTGCAGACGCTGGACGACATGCCGCGGACGCTGAGCCAGAAGGTCGAGAAATACAAGCTGCGGCGCGAGGCGGAAGCCGACCTGTCCGCGCTGTGGGACCGCGAGCGCGCCGGCATCGCGGTCCGGCGTTGA
- a CDS encoding Bug family tripartite tricarboxylate transporter substrate binding protein gives MHALLRTLITAVALAASVLQPALAQDWPTRPVTFLEPYGPGTNLDAITRYLAATMGAQWKQAVVVENKAGANGVIGTEQVARSPADGYTWLFTGPGHFTNEVLMGKVPFDSIKDFKPVARLASVMLVLVVPANSPYKTVKDIIEAAKKHPGKLTYASAGSGSAQHLSAAAFQQAAGVQFLHVPYKTQAAALTDAVAGQVDFTFSALATTKAQIESGRVRALAVTGPRRSQSLPQLPTVAEAGLPGYEFFSFNAVFVPAGTPDAIVRKFSDALSVATRTPEFAELAKAQGFESDFADAQAWTAAVPAEKKKWQDLIRVSGAKNE, from the coding sequence ATGCACGCTCTGCTGCGGACCCTCATCACCGCGGTGGCCCTGGCGGCTTCCGTCCTGCAACCGGCACTTGCGCAGGACTGGCCCACCCGGCCCGTCACCTTCCTGGAACCTTATGGTCCCGGCACCAACCTCGACGCGATCACGCGCTACCTGGCCGCCACCATGGGCGCGCAATGGAAGCAGGCCGTGGTGGTGGAAAACAAGGCCGGCGCCAACGGCGTCATCGGCACCGAGCAGGTCGCCCGCTCCCCCGCCGACGGCTACACCTGGCTCTTCACCGGCCCCGGGCACTTCACCAACGAGGTGCTCATGGGCAAGGTGCCTTTCGATTCGATCAAGGACTTCAAGCCGGTGGCGCGCCTGGCCAGCGTGATGCTGGTGCTGGTCGTGCCGGCGAACTCGCCGTACAAGACCGTCAAGGACATCATCGAAGCGGCGAAGAAGCACCCCGGCAAGCTGACCTATGCCTCCGCGGGCAGCGGCAGCGCGCAGCACCTGTCGGCCGCCGCGTTCCAGCAGGCAGCCGGCGTGCAGTTCCTGCACGTGCCGTACAAGACGCAGGCCGCCGCGCTGACCGACGCGGTCGCGGGCCAGGTGGACTTCACCTTCTCCGCGCTGGCCACCACCAAGGCGCAGATCGAGTCCGGCCGCGTGCGCGCGCTTGCCGTCACTGGCCCGCGCCGTTCGCAATCGCTGCCCCAACTGCCCACGGTGGCCGAGGCCGGCCTGCCCGGCTACGAGTTCTTCTCGTTCAACGCGGTGTTCGTGCCCGCCGGCACGCCGGACGCCATCGTGCGCAAGTTCTCCGACGCGCTCTCGGTCGCGACCCGCACGCCGGAGTTCGCGGAGCTGGCGAAGGCGCAGGGCTTCGAGAGCGATTTCGCCGATGCGCAGGCCTGGACCGCCGCCGTGCCCGCCGAGAAGAAGAAGTGGCAGGACCTGATCCGCGTCAGCGGGGCGAAGAATGAATAA
- a CDS encoding LacI family DNA-binding transcriptional regulator, translated as MTDRISVRDVAAAAGVAMSSVSRVLNDSGYASEAVRQRVLKAVAKLGYEPDFTARHLRTGRSKTIGYLLPTIANPAPAAHLGEVERLLQAAGFSLLVGSSQRPARDRELVTFFENRRLEGIIASPSFEYPAAADCPFHKTALPVVVVERDLGDAFDSVLMNHAGGVRQAMDYLLSLGHRRVALLVSGANLAPGREKLRGYQEALAAAGLPFDPDLVFMPESWLASSRVFTAGMLQLPAPPTALIALGTQMLSGALHVIRATGREVPRDFSMIGIGTTETLELMYPPMSALRYDYHRSAEVAVQLMLDRIEGTAGPQGRRVILEWDLTVGGTCAPPPRQSKNP; from the coding sequence ATGACAGATCGCATCTCCGTCCGCGACGTGGCGGCCGCCGCCGGCGTCGCCATGAGCAGCGTCTCGCGCGTGCTGAACGACAGCGGCTATGCCAGCGAGGCCGTGCGGCAGCGCGTGTTGAAGGCGGTGGCCAAGCTGGGCTACGAACCGGACTTCACGGCGCGGCACCTGCGCACCGGCCGCAGCAAGACCATCGGCTACCTGCTGCCGACCATCGCCAACCCGGCGCCCGCGGCGCATCTGGGCGAGGTCGAGCGGCTGCTGCAGGCCGCGGGCTTTTCCCTGCTCGTGGGAAGCTCGCAGCGGCCGGCGCGGGATCGCGAACTGGTGACCTTTTTCGAGAACCGGCGGCTCGAAGGCATCATTGCGTCGCCGAGCTTCGAGTACCCGGCCGCCGCGGACTGCCCCTTCCACAAGACGGCGCTGCCCGTCGTGGTGGTGGAGCGGGACCTCGGCGATGCGTTCGACAGCGTGCTGATGAACCACGCGGGCGGCGTGCGGCAGGCCATGGACTACCTGCTCTCGCTGGGACACCGCCGCGTCGCACTGCTGGTCTCCGGCGCCAACCTCGCGCCGGGCCGCGAGAAGCTGCGCGGCTACCAGGAAGCGCTGGCGGCCGCCGGCCTGCCTTTCGACCCGGACCTCGTCTTCATGCCGGAGTCGTGGCTCGCGTCGTCGCGCGTGTTCACGGCGGGCATGCTGCAGTTGCCTGCACCGCCGACGGCGCTGATCGCGCTCGGCACCCAGATGCTCTCGGGCGCGCTGCACGTCATCCGCGCCACCGGCCGCGAGGTGCCGCGGGACTTCTCGATGATTGGCATCGGCACCACCGAAACACTGGAGCTGATGTATCCGCCGATGAGCGCGCTGCGCTATGACTATCACCGCAGCGCGGAAGTGGCGGTGCAGCTGATGCTCGATCGCATCGAGGGGACGGCCGGGCCGCAGGGCCGCCGGGTGATCCTGGAATGGGACCTGACGGTCGGCGGCACCTGTGCGCCACCGCCGCGGCAAAGCAAGAATCCCTGA
- a CDS encoding MFS transporter, producing the protein MTVADTAAERFSAPPAFLRLLSARVLAGMANQMMMVALGWQMYELTNSAWDLGLVGLFQFVPVLLFTLPAGHVADRYPRGRIVAFTQGLQLLTAALLLGASLGHFLSRELLLGVSVLLGAARTFQQPAQQSLVPTLVPTSMLPRAMALSASGNQVSVIGGPAMAGVLFIGTGTTVYGVATVLLVLAVIAMLQVHDQRVVSSRERPTLRTMLAGAEFVWSRKPLLGAISLDLMAVLFGGATALLPIYAKDILHVGPTGLGALRAAPAIGALLMSIVLARHPIRTHVGRWLLLSVGFYGLCMLAFGLSQWFVLSLVVLAFSGCADMVSVVVRQTLVQLDTPDDMRGRVGAVSSMFIGASNQLGEFESGATAAWWGPIGSVVVGGVATLLVVASWWKVFPGLARRNTFDA; encoded by the coding sequence ATGACGGTTGCCGATACCGCCGCGGAACGTTTTTCCGCGCCTCCCGCCTTCCTGCGCCTGCTCTCGGCGCGCGTGCTTGCCGGCATGGCTAACCAGATGATGATGGTGGCGCTGGGCTGGCAGATGTACGAGCTGACCAACAGCGCCTGGGACCTGGGCCTGGTGGGCCTGTTCCAGTTCGTGCCCGTCCTCCTGTTCACGCTGCCCGCCGGCCACGTGGCCGACCGCTACCCGCGCGGACGCATCGTGGCCTTCACCCAGGGGCTGCAGCTGCTGACGGCGGCCTTGCTGCTCGGAGCGAGCCTGGGGCACTTCCTCTCGCGCGAGCTGCTGCTCGGCGTCTCCGTGCTGCTGGGCGCGGCGCGCACCTTCCAGCAGCCGGCGCAGCAGTCGCTGGTGCCGACGCTGGTTCCGACCAGCATGCTGCCGCGTGCGATGGCGCTCAGCGCGTCAGGCAACCAGGTGTCCGTGATCGGCGGTCCTGCGATGGCAGGCGTGCTGTTCATCGGCACGGGCACCACGGTCTATGGCGTGGCGACCGTGCTGCTTGTTCTGGCCGTCATAGCGATGCTGCAAGTGCATGACCAGCGCGTGGTGTCGTCGCGCGAGCGGCCGACCTTGCGCACGATGCTGGCCGGCGCGGAATTCGTCTGGTCGCGCAAGCCCTTGCTGGGCGCGATCTCGCTGGACCTGATGGCGGTGCTGTTCGGCGGCGCCACCGCGCTGCTGCCTATCTATGCGAAGGACATCCTGCATGTCGGCCCGACCGGCCTGGGCGCGCTGCGCGCAGCGCCCGCCATCGGCGCGTTGCTGATGTCGATCGTGCTGGCGCGGCATCCGATCCGCACGCACGTGGGCCGCTGGCTGCTGCTCTCCGTCGGCTTCTACGGCCTGTGCATGCTGGCCTTCGGCCTCTCGCAGTGGTTCGTGTTGTCGCTGGTGGTGCTGGCGTTCTCGGGTTGCGCCGACATGGTGAGCGTGGTCGTGCGCCAGACCCTGGTGCAGCTGGACACGCCCGACGACATGCGCGGCCGCGTCGGCGCCGTCAGCTCCATGTTCATCGGCGCCAGCAACCAGCTGGGCGAATTCGAGTCCGGCGCCACCGCAGCCTGGTGGGGCCCGATCGGCTCGGTGGTGGTCGGCGGGGTGGCGACGCTGCTGGTGGTGGCGTCGTGGTGGAAGGTGTTCCCCGGGCTGGCGCGGCGGAATACCTTCGACGCATAG
- a CDS encoding IclR family transcriptional regulator has protein sequence MASQDKMLTLLDAFSVDTPVWSADELAARLELPPSTCYRYLKSLHQAGLLARVGSGSYVVGPRVLALDRVSRVSDPVYSVGSTVVAALSKRTGYSALLSVLYSDSVMCVQQVATEDAPPDLFGRGQQRPLVAGATANIILAHLPPHQLRSVFAKQGERIAAAGLGEDWDTLRARLAEIRAQGWSFSAGEFRAGIAGLAAPLFNKDGEVLGSIALATSTQSTRLKDFQALAPAVMKAAAEISRGIAESSDVVDLPARALG, from the coding sequence ATGGCCAGCCAGGACAAGATGCTCACCCTGCTCGACGCGTTCAGCGTCGACACCCCCGTTTGGTCGGCCGACGAACTCGCCGCCCGATTGGAACTTCCGCCTTCCACCTGTTACCGCTATTTGAAGTCGCTGCACCAGGCCGGCCTGCTGGCCCGCGTGGGCAGCGGCTCCTATGTGGTGGGCCCGCGCGTGCTGGCGCTGGACCGCGTGTCGCGCGTGTCGGACCCCGTGTACAGCGTGGGCAGCACCGTGGTTGCCGCCTTGTCGAAGCGCACCGGCTACAGCGCGCTGCTGTCGGTGCTTTACAGCGACTCGGTGATGTGCGTGCAGCAGGTCGCCACCGAGGACGCGCCGCCCGACCTGTTCGGCCGCGGGCAGCAGCGTCCGCTGGTGGCGGGCGCCACCGCCAACATCATCCTGGCGCACCTGCCGCCGCACCAGCTGCGCAGCGTGTTCGCCAAGCAGGGCGAGCGCATCGCCGCCGCCGGCCTGGGCGAGGACTGGGACACCTTGCGGGCCAGGCTGGCCGAGATCCGCGCGCAGGGCTGGAGCTTTTCGGCGGGTGAGTTCCGCGCGGGCATCGCGGGCCTGGCGGCGCCCCTCTTCAACAAGGACGGCGAGGTGCTGGGAAGCATCGCGCTGGCCACCTCCACCCAGTCCACCCGGCTGAAGGATTTCCAGGCGCTGGCGCCGGCCGTGATGAAGGCGGCCGCGGAAATCTCGCGGGGCATCGCCGAAAGCTCCGACGTCGTCGACCTGCCGGCGCGCGCCCTGGGCTAG